aaactgtatttttacatataatctaaattttaatagttttattttttcacatGGTGTAGAAAAATCAGagtttcataatattttttgaagtttaatttaacattttgtGTGTCAATAGATTTTTTGTTGAAATCGCGTCAAGCGTGCGTTTCTGACTCTCTTCATCCAAACGAGTACATGTGAAACGTTGACTTCTGAAAAGTCTACCACTGTGTGCAAAGACAACAAAGCCAACTTCTCAGCGTATTCCTCCGAAGAATCTtcttcaatctctctctctctacatgtGTTCTTGTTTCTTTCATGAACCAGTGATGCTCGAGTAACACTGAACCGAGCATGGATATGAGTCAAGATAAATCCCTGGTAGATTCCATCAAAGCAAAGTTAGAATCCTTGTCTTCTCTTTCAAACGAGTGTTGTATCTACAAGGTACCCAATAAGCTACGCAGGCTCAACCCTGATGTATATTCCCCTCGGCTTGTGTCTTTTGGCCCGTTTCATCGGGGTAAAGAAGATCTTCAAGCCATGGAAGAGCATAAATACAGGTACTTGCAGAGCTTTCTCCCTAGAGTAGGCTTTAGTTTAGAGGATCTTGTTAGAGTTTCAAGAACGTGGGAAGAGGATGCTCGGAGTTGTTACGCAGAAGATGTGAAACTCAACAGGGACGAGTTTGTGAAAATGTTAGTTGTGGATGGGAGCTTCTTGGTTGAACTTATTCTGAGATCTCGTTATCCTCATCTTAGAAGCGAGAACGATCGCATATTCGGGAAGCCATGGATGATCACTGACGTGTGTCGTGACATGATCCTATTGAAGATGGGCCCAATCCTAGTTATAGCCCATAACCAATTGTGGTCAGTTATGATTATTCATGTTTGGTGGAATCTAACCAAAATATgttaagaaaaggaaaatatacaAAAGCTAATGAGTTTAGAAAAGGCAATAGCTACAGTATAAATAGAAGACTTCGAGGACTGAGTTGAGCATCCGATCAAAGAGAGAAGAGCAAAGAGATAAAGAGAGATCAAGAGAATTAGCAATTAGGAAGAGGGTTTATTGCTTAGACTTGTGATCTTTATATTTTGTTCTTGAGAAATCTATTGGTATTGAATAAAAGCAAAGATAGGTTTTGGTATCAAGTTTATTTCAAATTCTATAGCACAAGGTTGAGGTTTAAAacctaacaagtggtatcagagcaatccaGGTTTGATTGGAAGTGCTAGCTAGAATTATGGAACCAACTCGGGGAAGATTTGAGATGGAGAAATTTGATGGCAAAGGTGACTTCGGAATGTGGAAGTACAAGATGATGGCTCAGCTGGAGATACAAGGTCTACTTTCGGTTCTTAAGGAAGACTTTACGGTCTTGACAGAATCTGGAAAAGAAGTAGAAGGATCGGATGCAAAGGTTGATCAAAAGAAGGCTGACAAGGATCTTAGAGTAAGAAGTCTATTGGGAATAAGTTTGAGTGATTCTATTCTAAGGAAGATTATGCATGAAACAACTGCATTGGGGATGTGGAAGGCCCTGGAAAAGAATTATCAAACGAAGTCTCTTCCTAACAGAATCTACTTGAAGAAACAATTCTCTTGCTACAAGATGGAAGAAGATAAGACGATAGAAGAAAACGTGGATATCTTTCTGAAGTTAATTGCAGACTTGGAGAGTCTCAAAGTTACTATATCAGATGAAGATCAAGCAATTCAACTATTGTCGGGACTTCCTGAAGCGTATGAACAATTGGTTCACACACTCCAATACGGGACGGGGAAAGAGACGCTTACCGTAAACGAAGTTGTAACTTCAGCTTATTCCAAAGAAGCGGAACTTAAGCAGAAAGGATTACTTAACAAGAGTAAACCAGTTTCAGAAGGTTTATATGTGGAGTCACGTGGAAGAACTCAAAAGAGATCAGGGAACGGTAATGGAAACTCCAGTAACTGGAGAGGAAGATCTAAAAGTAAGGGAAGGCAGAAATCTGATGAGAACGACACAAGTTGTTTTATTTGTGGAAAGGAAGGCCACTGGAAACGAGAATGTCCTGATAGGAGAAGGCATCCGAATTCTGCAAATTTTACAAAGGAGCCTGTGCAGCCATTGGTGTTAACAGTTAGCAATCGAGATACACGCAAGGAATGGATCATGGATTCAGGTTGTTCATTCCATAGTACACATGACAGAGAAGTCTTGTTTGATTTCAAGGAGTACGAAGGAGGAAGTGTATTGATGGCTAATAATACTCAAGGTAGCATCAAAGGAACGGGGAAGATTCAGATTCAGAATCCAGATGGTTCTAAAGTAATACTCAAGGATGTTAAATACATGCCGGACGTGAGTAGGAATCTGATATCTTATGGGATGCTAGAAAAATCAGGCTGCAGATACGTAGGACACGGCTTCAAGGTTCAGTTCTACAAAGACAGGAAGAAAGTAATTTCAGGAAAATACAAAGATGGGTTATACTCTCTTCAAGGAACAGTTGTGAAGAGTAAGGTGAATACTCCAAAAGCTGTACGGAAAAGGCGAAAGGTGTCTTTCAGTGAGAATCTGATTCAGGGACCAAGTCCGTATGGTTTTGGAACAGAAAGGTTATCAGCTCGAGGTGGAGATTCTTTTTCAACAGAAAAATACGAGTCAAGTGGAGAAGCTGATAATAGGCAGTCACTAGATGTTTTTTGTCTTGCAAGGGACGAAGAAAAGAGTAATGATAAAGGATCATCAAAGGAGAATCAAAGGCTTGATGGATTCAAGAATGATTCAGAGTTTTGCATTGAAAGTTTCACAAACTCAGATTATGCAACAAACGATGAGGAAACATCAACTACAGGGTTTGAGTTCGAAGTTAGTGATGCAGAAAGCAATTCTATCATTACGGCAGTCAAGAAGAAAGACGTATCAAACAAGACGGATACTACGGTTAATCATGAAGAGAGGTTGAATGAAAAAGCACCTGATCAGAAGTTGCAGCTTTGCTGTGAACTTCCCACTGCCGACTAATAGGAGAAAAGCGTCACAGGTAACGTCATTATCGAGACACCTCGCACAAGAAGAAATAACGAGTGAGAAACTCTGATTATTTCTTATCGATAATGAAAAGCCAGTAGGGAGCAAGAAAGGTTACCTGTGACGGATAAGACGAGGTGGATGTTTCAGTTCAAGGTGGAGCAGCTGAGACATAGGAAAATTGCTAATCAGTATCAAGTAAATCGGATGGAGAACAGGAAAGGTTGTTGAAGTGTTACATGAGAGAACGTCTTAAACATCAAGGATGGTGAAGGGAGACGAGTATCTCAGGAATCGCAATGGTCACCAAACAAGGAAGAGGAAGGTTGATGAGAGAACGTCTTAAACACCAGTAACGGTGAAGGGAGACGAGTATCTCTGGTACATGAGAAGCACAAGGGCATCGTCGAAGAAACAGAAGGGAAGTCATCATCTTAAACAGGTTGAAAGAGCGTCGTATGTCATTAGAGAAAGCTGGAAAAGGGGGGCAAACAAAAGGGATTTATCAAAACACTGTAAGATATCAAGAGACAAAGTTTGAGTACACAAGTTAAGAAATTGAGAAACTCACCGAGAATATCTGCAGTAAACTCGGTGACGTGAATCAAATTTTCTTATGGACGAACACGTTAGCTGTGGATACCAAGGAATGGCCATCCATGGTAGAGCAGCTGGTCAGATggaaaacgaaaatcaaacTAAGACTATATATATGAGTGGAGGAGAAAATATCTTAAAGAATGGAGCAGCGACATATACTCTGAGTTATAGAGGAGAAACAGAGCAGAGTAACCACCAGGAAAGACATAACAGTGGTCGGACTTTGCGGAAGACTGAAGCTTGGATCCAGGAGCGACGGAGTATGTTTCGCAGTGTGAAACAAAGAGATGTGCCACCGTGGAGAGCTTTCTGGGTTTATACGATCTCaccgaagaagaagatgcaagGTTTAGGCGATGATGCTTACAGGCGGATATGGTGTAAATGGTCGGTGGAGGTTTCCGGTGAAAGCCACCGGAGAGAATCGCTGTGGTTTGTGCATTGATGGACGGAGTTTCACAGAGGACGCaaaacagagttttttttttaaatccaaaactGTACAAAAGGAAGGAACGGGAGCTGAAGACCATGAGTAGCGTGTGAGCTACAGGTGCTTTCGGGAGGGACGACGGACAAGATACCAGTGGTTGCAGTCGTCGATCGAATCTTCCCGTGATGAGCTCTCGTGACTGGAGTTTTGGtgtcgaagaagaagaaacaaaaggaTATGGGCCCAAGGTGGAGATTATTGAAGATGGGCCCAATCCTAGTTATAGCCCATAACCAATTGTGGTCAGTTATGATTATTCATGTTTGGTGGAATCTAACCAAAATATgttaagaaaaggaaaatatacaAAAGCTAATGAGTTTAGAAAAGGCAATAGCTACAGTATAAATAGAAGACTTCGAGGACTGAGTTGAGCATCCGATCAAAGAGAGAAGAGCAAAGAGATAAAGAGAGATCAAGAGAATTAGCAATTAGGAAGAGGGTTTATTGCTTAGACTTGTGATCTTTATATTTTGTTCTTGAGAAATCTATTGGTATTGAATAAAAGCAAAGATAGGTTTTGGTATCAAGTTTATTTCAAATTCTATAGCACAAGGTTGAGGTTTAAAACCTAACAGATCCTAATAGAAAACCAGTTACCCTTTTTCATTGTGAAGGGGTTTTATCATCTCTTGACTCCTTACTACCAACAAGGAACACCTTCAGTACTGGAGATTGTTAAAAGCCACTTCAGTTGTTTCCTGAGCAACATTGATGATAAAATGTATGAATCTGCAGAGCCAGAGCATTTTGTTGATCTTCTGAGGTCTTGTTATCTGCCGCTAGTTCCAATCAGATTGGAAGAAGGCATATCTACGATTTACAATGCGCCAAAAGCAACAGAGCTACACAATGCTGGTGTTAAGTTCAAGCCATCAGAGACCAGTAGTTGTTTACTTGATATTAAATTTGCTGATGGAGTGCTGGAGATTCCTACTATTTTTGTTGATGATCTCACGGAATCCCTCTTCAGGAATATCATTGTGTTTGAACAATGTCATTGCTCAGATAAGAGCTT
The Raphanus sativus cultivar WK10039 unplaced genomic scaffold, ASM80110v3 Scaffold3897, whole genome shotgun sequence genome window above contains:
- the LOC130507007 gene encoding UPF0481 protein At3g47200-like encodes the protein MAIHGRAAGQMENENQTKTIYMSGGENILKNGAATYTLSYRGETEQSNHQERHNSGRTLRKTEAWIQERRSMFRSVKQRDVPPWRAFWVYTISPKKKMQGLGDDAYRRIWCKWSVEGFYHLLTPYYQQGTPSVLEIVKSHFSCFLSNIDDKMYESAEPEHFVDLLRSCYLPLVPIRLEEGISTIYNAPKATELHNAGVKFKPSETSSCLLDIKFADGVLEIPTIFVDDLTESLFRNIIVFEQCHCSDKSFLHYIRLLSCFIRSPADADLLIRRGIFMNSLGAAEDISDVFDNICTEVVFGRKFYFQSLSEKLQSYCNTPWNRWKAILRHDYFHNPWSVASVLAALLLLLLTFIQAVCSILAL